A window from Phycisphaerae bacterium encodes these proteins:
- a CDS encoding dihydroorotate dehydrogenase-like protein: MDLSTTYMGFKLPHPLMPGASPLTDNLDNVRKLEDAGAPAIVMRSLFEEQIVAEQISISDAIDTPSEAIAEAVTFFPDPEGFILGAHEYLEQVRKIKDAVDVPVIASLNGTTKGGWLQYADLIQQAGADGLELNVYTLATDPNVTGDQIERQTLELAAEVKKTLRIPIAVKLSPFYSSIPNIAMRLDDLKVDGLVIFNRFYQPDIDPEALEVKRALQLSDSSELLLRLRWLAVLSGRINAPMAVTGGVHTTLDAIKSIMAGAGVVQMVSGLLKNGPRHLQKLRVELQQWMEANEFASIEKMRGNMSLRHSPNPGAYERANYMQILQTWSGWRTIGWTQ; encoded by the coding sequence ATGGACCTGTCAACGACGTACATGGGGTTCAAACTGCCCCACCCGTTGATGCCGGGCGCCTCCCCGCTGACCGACAATCTCGACAACGTTCGAAAGCTGGAAGACGCGGGGGCGCCGGCCATCGTCATGCGATCGCTCTTCGAGGAGCAGATCGTCGCCGAACAGATTTCCATCAGTGACGCCATCGACACGCCCAGCGAGGCGATCGCCGAGGCCGTCACCTTTTTCCCCGACCCGGAGGGCTTCATCCTCGGGGCACACGAGTACCTCGAGCAGGTCCGCAAGATCAAGGACGCCGTCGACGTCCCGGTCATCGCCTCGCTCAACGGAACCACCAAAGGCGGATGGCTCCAGTACGCGGACCTGATCCAGCAGGCCGGGGCCGACGGCCTCGAATTGAACGTCTACACGCTGGCGACCGATCCGAACGTCACCGGCGACCAGATCGAGCGGCAGACCCTGGAACTCGCCGCCGAGGTCAAAAAGACCCTGAGGATCCCCATCGCGGTCAAACTCTCGCCGTTCTACTCCTCGATCCCCAACATCGCGATGCGCCTCGACGATCTGAAGGTGGACGGCCTGGTGATCTTCAACCGCTTTTATCAGCCGGACATCGACCCGGAGGCCCTCGAGGTCAAACGCGCCCTGCAGCTCTCCGATTCGTCGGAATTGCTCCTGCGCCTCCGCTGGCTCGCCGTTCTCTCCGGGCGGATCAACGCTCCGATGGCCGTCACCGGCGGTGTCCACACCACCCTCGACGCGATCAAGTCGATCATGGCCGGGGCCGGCGTCGTCCAGATGGTCTCGGGCCTCCTGAAAAACGGCCCCAGGCACCTCCAGAAGCTGCGGGTCGAACTGCAGCAATGGATGGAAGCCAACGAGTTCGCCTCCATCGAGAAGATGCGAGGCAACATGAGCCTCCGCCACTCGCCGAACCCGGGCGCCTACGAACGCGCCAACTACATGCAGATCCTCCAGACGTGGTCCGGATGGCGAACCATCGGATGGACCCAGTAG
- a CDS encoding 4Fe-4S dicluster domain-containing protein, producing MSYRRIRWIYQVGFFGLFVFLLVAGAMGLAERYATELFLDMSVLAGLATVITQHNLMAGMFLGVLIAAATLFVGRFFCGWVCPMGACQQLGAYVFEGKDRKDRYTRNSFSRWQRVKYAVLAVFVLAAVFGVVLAGLLDPIALITRFGVTVVRPFVDLLGHGGATQTVAFDAAVATGVIFVAAFLMNLVQPRFWCRTICPLGAMLGLFSLRPVFRMVRDEQQCIRCGRCTEECQGACEPDKALVPSECVMCMNCIDVCPTRAIAFKATRRLEDEAAAQTWRGAWVSRRQFIAAAVGGLASVAVLRNWRNILGRGYPKRIRPPGSLDEEDFLARCIRCGACMNVCPTNVIQPSGGETDAEGLWTPVLKMRYGYCEYECVKCSQVCPTGAIQKIGIEQKHEESFAHIGTAFVDRGRCLPWSFGKECLVCQEVCPVSPKAIYFQAATYLDAEGQSVEMKVPYIRAEQCIGCGACEYHCPVQDKAAIRITSIGEHRSQDRKLLL from the coding sequence GTGAGCTACCGGCGGATTCGGTGGATTTACCAGGTTGGGTTCTTTGGGCTGTTCGTGTTTCTGCTCGTGGCGGGGGCGATGGGGTTGGCCGAGCGGTACGCGACGGAGCTGTTTCTGGACATGTCGGTCCTTGCGGGTTTGGCCACGGTCATCACGCAGCATAATCTGATGGCGGGGATGTTTCTCGGGGTGCTGATCGCGGCGGCGACGCTGTTTGTGGGGCGGTTTTTTTGCGGGTGGGTCTGTCCGATGGGGGCCTGCCAGCAGTTGGGGGCCTATGTCTTTGAGGGAAAGGACCGCAAGGATCGGTATACGAGGAACAGCTTTTCGCGGTGGCAGCGGGTCAAGTATGCGGTGCTGGCGGTTTTCGTTCTGGCGGCGGTGTTCGGCGTGGTGCTGGCTGGGCTGCTGGACCCGATCGCCCTGATTACGCGGTTTGGGGTGACGGTGGTTCGGCCGTTCGTTGACCTGCTGGGCCACGGCGGAGCGACCCAGACGGTGGCGTTCGACGCGGCGGTGGCGACGGGCGTGATCTTTGTCGCGGCGTTCCTGATGAACCTGGTTCAGCCGCGGTTCTGGTGCCGGACGATCTGTCCGCTGGGGGCGATGCTGGGGCTGTTTTCGCTTCGGCCGGTGTTCCGGATGGTGCGGGATGAGCAGCAGTGCATCCGCTGCGGGCGGTGCACGGAGGAGTGCCAGGGGGCGTGCGAGCCGGATAAAGCGTTGGTCCCCTCCGAGTGCGTGATGTGCATGAACTGCATCGACGTGTGCCCGACGCGGGCGATCGCATTCAAGGCGACGCGGCGGCTGGAGGATGAGGCGGCGGCCCAGACGTGGCGTGGAGCGTGGGTGTCGAGGCGGCAGTTCATTGCGGCGGCGGTGGGCGGACTGGCGTCGGTGGCGGTGCTGCGGAACTGGCGGAATATCCTGGGGCGCGGGTATCCGAAGCGGATTCGGCCGCCGGGATCGCTGGATGAAGAGGATTTCCTGGCCCGCTGCATCCGGTGCGGAGCGTGCATGAACGTCTGTCCGACGAATGTGATCCAGCCGTCGGGCGGCGAGACCGACGCTGAGGGGCTTTGGACGCCGGTGCTCAAGATGCGATACGGCTATTGCGAGTACGAGTGCGTCAAATGCTCGCAGGTGTGCCCGACCGGCGCCATTCAGAAGATCGGCATCGAGCAGAAGCACGAGGAGAGTTTTGCCCACATCGGGACGGCATTCGTGGATCGCGGGCGGTGCCTGCCGTGGTCGTTTGGGAAGGAGTGTCTGGTCTGCCAGGAGGTCTGTCCGGTTTCGCCCAAGGCGATCTACTTCCAGGCGGCGACGTACCTGGACGCGGAGGGCCAGTCGGTCGAGATGAAGGTGCCGTACATTCGGGCTGAGCAGTGCATCGGGTGCGGGGCGTGCGAGTACCACTGTCCGGTGCAGGATAAGGCGGCGATAAGAATCACGAGCATTGGCGAGCACCGGTCGCAGGATCGGAAGCTGCTGCTGTAG